A window of the Buchnera aphidicola str. Sg (Schizaphis graminum) genome harbors these coding sequences:
- a CDS encoding valine--tRNA ligase, translating to MKKNYNPKDIEEHLYNFWEKNGFFKPNNNLNKPAFCIMMPPPNITGNLHMGHAFQQTIMDILIRYNRMQGKNTLWQVGTDHAGIATQILIERQIFSEERKTKKDYSRNDFIKKIWKWKKKSNFSVKKQMKRLGNSVDWDREKFTLDPDISNSVKEAFIILYKNNLIYQKKRLVHWDSKLETVISDLEVEHRLIKSKKWFIRYPIIKNIKNINIEYLLVATTRPETLLGDTALAINPKDDKYNHLIGQSVICPIVNRIIPIIADHYADMNKDTGCVKITPGHDFNDYEVGQRHKLPMINIFTFNGKIKSNFSIYDYQGSKSNFYDSSIPTEFQNLDILSARKKIIYEIEKLGLLEKIEECNFFTPYSERSGVIIQPMLTNQWYLKTSHLSQSAIDVVREKKIKFIPNQYKSMYLSWMNNIEDWCISRQLWWGHQIPVWYDDKKNIYVGHSEKKIREEYNISDDMILNQDNDVLDTWFSSGLWTFSTLGWPEKTEFLKIFHSTDVLVSGFDIIFFWIARMIMLTMYLVKDSYGNPQIPFKDVYITGLIRDEEGKKMSKSKGNVIDPIDMIDGISLNELIEKRTSNLLQPHLSQKIRYHTIKQFPNGISATGTDALRFTFSALASNTRDIQWDMNRLKGYRNFCNKLWNASRFVLKNTKDHDYFNFSVNDNMLLINKWILIKFNNTVKSYRNSLDSYRFDIAANILYDFIWNVFCDWYLEFVKSVIKSGSYQDIYFTKNVLIHVLELLLRLSHPIMPFITEAIWQRVKIIKHIKDRTIMLQSFPEYNDQLFDKSTLSNINWIKKIIIFIRNTRSKMNISSTKLLSLFLKNINSEKKKVIQENKFILKNIASLEKISILSKQDDEPCLSLKEIIDGVDILVPVLKAIDKEIELKRLNKEIEKIKSKMLISEKKMSNQDFLSYAPKNIIDKEIKKLKSLNEIYLTLSQQLESLHDAFCKKNKIFN from the coding sequence ATGAAAAAAAATTATAACCCTAAAGATATTGAAGAACATTTATACAATTTTTGGGAAAAAAATGGATTTTTTAAACCTAATAATAATTTAAACAAACCAGCTTTTTGTATTATGATGCCACCTCCTAATATTACGGGTAATTTGCATATGGGGCATGCTTTTCAACAAACAATTATGGATATATTAATTCGATACAATCGAATGCAAGGAAAAAATACGTTATGGCAAGTTGGAACAGATCATGCTGGAATAGCAACTCAAATTTTAATTGAACGTCAAATTTTTTCAGAAGAAAGAAAAACGAAAAAAGATTATAGTAGAAATGATTTTATTAAAAAAATATGGAAATGGAAAAAAAAATCTAATTTTTCTGTTAAGAAACAAATGAAACGATTAGGAAATTCTGTTGATTGGGATCGAGAAAAATTTACCTTAGATCCTGATATTTCTAATTCTGTTAAAGAAGCCTTCATCATTTTATATAAAAATAATTTAATTTATCAAAAAAAAAGATTAGTACACTGGGATTCTAAATTAGAAACAGTAATTTCAGATTTAGAAGTAGAACATCGTTTAATAAAAAGTAAAAAATGGTTTATTCGATATCCAATTATTAAAAATATAAAAAATATAAATATTGAATATTTATTAGTAGCTACAACTAGACCAGAAACATTATTAGGCGATACAGCCTTAGCTATAAATCCCAAAGATGATAAATATAATCATTTAATTGGTCAATCTGTCATATGTCCTATTGTTAATAGAATAATACCGATTATTGCAGATCATTATGCAGATATGAATAAAGATACGGGGTGTGTCAAAATAACTCCGGGGCATGATTTTAATGATTATGAAGTAGGACAAAGACATAAATTACCTATGATTAATATTTTTACTTTTAATGGAAAAATTAAATCTAATTTTTCTATCTATGATTATCAAGGTAGTAAATCAAATTTTTATGATTCATCTATTCCAACTGAATTTCAAAATTTAGATATTTTATCTGCAAGAAAAAAAATTATTTATGAAATTGAAAAACTAGGATTGTTAGAAAAAATTGAAGAATGTAATTTTTTTACTCCTTACAGTGAAAGAAGTGGTGTTATTATTCAACCAATGTTAACTAATCAATGGTATTTAAAAACATCACATTTATCTCAATCAGCTATTGACGTTGTTAGGGAAAAAAAAATTAAATTTATCCCTAATCAATATAAAAGTATGTATTTATCTTGGATGAATAATATTGAGGATTGGTGTATTTCACGTCAATTATGGTGGGGTCATCAAATTCCAGTATGGTATGATGACAAAAAAAATATATATGTTGGTCATAGTGAAAAAAAAATACGTGAAGAATATAATATATCAGATGATATGATCTTAAATCAAGACAATGATGTATTAGATACCTGGTTTTCTTCTGGTTTATGGACTTTTTCCACATTAGGTTGGCCTGAAAAAACAGAATTTTTAAAAATTTTTCATTCAACTGACGTTTTAGTAAGTGGTTTTGACATCATTTTTTTTTGGATTGCTAGAATGATTATGTTAACTATGTATCTTGTTAAAGATTCTTATGGAAATCCTCAAATACCATTTAAAGATGTTTATATAACAGGCTTGATACGTGATGAAGAAGGTAAAAAAATGTCAAAATCAAAAGGAAACGTTATTGATCCAATAGATATGATAGATGGCATTTCATTAAATGAATTAATTGAAAAAAGAACAAGTAATTTACTACAACCTCATTTATCTCAAAAAATTCGTTATCATACTATAAAACAATTTCCTAATGGAATAAGTGCAACAGGTACAGATGCATTGCGTTTTACTTTTTCTGCCTTAGCTTCTAATACACGTGATATACAATGGGATATGAATAGGTTAAAGGGATATCGTAATTTTTGTAATAAACTTTGGAATGCCAGTCGCTTTGTTTTGAAAAATACCAAAGATCATGATTATTTTAATTTTTCAGTTAACGATAATATGTTATTAATAAACAAATGGATATTAATAAAATTTAATAATACAGTTAAATCCTATAGAAATTCATTAGATTCTTATCGATTTGATATTGCGGCAAATATTTTATATGATTTTATTTGGAATGTTTTTTGCGATTGGTATTTAGAATTTGTAAAATCTGTTATAAAATCAGGTTCGTATCAAGATATATATTTTACTAAAAATGTTTTAATTCATGTTTTAGAATTATTATTAAGATTATCTCATCCCATAATGCCTTTCATTACAGAAGCCATTTGGCAACGGGTAAAAATAATCAAACATATTAAAGATAGAACAATTATGTTGCAATCTTTTCCGGAATATAACGATCAATTATTTGATAAAAGTACATTGTCTAATATTAATTGGATAAAAAAAATCATTATTTTTATACGAAATACTAGATCTAAAATGAATATTAGTTCAACTAAATTGTTATCATTGTTTTTAAAAAATATTAATTCTGAAAAAAAGAAAGTAATTCAAGAAAATAAATTTATATTAAAAAATATAGCTTCTTTAGAAAAAATCAGTATTTTATCTAAACAAGATGATGAACCTTGTCTATCTTTAAAAGAAATTATTGATGGAGTGGATATCTTAGTTCCTGTACTTAAAGCAATTGATAAAGAAATTGAACTAAAAAGATTAAATAAAGAAATAGAAAAAATAAAATCAAAAATGTTAATTTCTGAAAAAAAAATGTCTAATCAAGATTTTTTATCTTACGCTCCTAAAAATATAATTGATAAAGAAATAAAAAAATTAAAAAGCTTAAATGAAATATATTTAACACTATCGCAACAATTAGAATCTCTTCATGACGCATTTTGCAAAAAAAATAAAATTTTTAATTAA
- a CDS encoding leucyl aminopeptidase, which yields MKFFIKNVLLEEEKSDCIVIGVFEFCEFKYSNNYLNKSICSYINNFIKKGDMQGKVGETLLLYDVPNVVSKRILLVGCGKKNRLNRYYLDKIINKSMKILNKFSIKNIIFSLTEINIENYDIYWSIRTIVNSINKYLYKNFKINAFLKKEVYLNSISFHIIEKKDFHIANNSLKHALAINSGITAAKNLADLPPNICNPLYLSLQAQKLSEKYKDKIHVTSIDIKEMNNLGMNAYVAVGKGSKNKPYMSVIKYSGINNTEQEKIIVLIGKGLTFDSGGISIKPSNNMNEMKYDMCGAAAVYGTLIAAAKLNLPLTIIGILAGCENMPGGNAFRPGDIITTMSGKTVEILNTDAEGRLVLCDVLTYVQRFSPNIVIDIATLTGACVVALGNHFSGLFSNDDQLAYALEKSSRQTNDKIWRLPLSLEYEKELHSNFADLSNVGRGKAGAITASCFLAQFSKKYTWAHLDIAGTAWKSGKNHGATGRPVELLSQFLLNESNFLKF from the coding sequence ATGAAATTTTTTATAAAAAATGTTCTTTTAGAAGAAGAAAAAAGTGATTGTATTGTAATTGGCGTTTTTGAATTTTGTGAATTTAAATATTCAAACAATTATTTAAATAAATCTATTTGTAGTTATATTAATAATTTTATTAAAAAAGGTGATATGCAAGGAAAAGTAGGTGAAACACTTTTATTGTATGATGTTCCTAATGTTGTTTCTAAAAGAATACTACTCGTAGGATGCGGTAAAAAAAATAGATTAAATAGATATTATCTTGATAAGATCATAAATAAAAGTATGAAAATTTTAAATAAATTTTCTATTAAAAATATTATTTTTTCTTTAACTGAAATAAATATTGAAAATTATGATATATATTGGTCGATTAGGACAATAGTTAATTCTATCAATAAATATTTATATAAAAATTTTAAGATAAATGCTTTTTTAAAAAAAGAGGTTTATTTAAATTCAATTTCATTTCATATAATAGAAAAAAAAGATTTTCATATAGCAAATAATTCTTTAAAACATGCTTTAGCAATTAATTCTGGCATTACAGCTGCAAAAAATTTAGCTGATTTACCACCTAATATTTGTAATCCATTATACTTATCTTTACAAGCTCAAAAATTATCTGAAAAATATAAAGATAAAATCCATGTTACATCTATTGACATTAAAGAAATGAATAATTTAGGTATGAACGCCTATGTGGCAGTTGGAAAGGGATCTAAAAATAAACCGTATATGTCTGTAATCAAATATTCTGGAATAAATAATACTGAACAAGAAAAAATTATTGTATTAATAGGAAAGGGATTAACATTTGATTCTGGAGGTATATCTATTAAACCGTCTAACAATATGAATGAAATGAAGTATGACATGTGCGGTGCTGCGGCAGTATATGGCACTTTAATTGCTGCAGCTAAATTAAATTTACCACTAACTATTATAGGTATTTTAGCAGGTTGTGAAAATATGCCAGGAGGAAATGCATTTAGACCTGGTGATATTATAACTACGATGTCAGGTAAAACAGTAGAAATATTAAATACTGATGCTGAAGGACGTTTAGTTTTATGTGATGTTTTAACATATGTACAGCGTTTTTCTCCAAACATAGTTATTGATATTGCTACCTTAACTGGAGCATGTGTTGTCGCATTAGGAAATCATTTTAGCGGTCTTTTTTCAAACGATGATCAACTTGCTTATGCATTAGAAAAATCATCAAGACAAACTAACGATAAAATATGGCGTTTGCCTCTATCTTTAGAATATGAAAAAGAGTTACATTCTAATTTTGCGGATCTTTCAAATGTTGGAAGAGGTAAAGCAGGTGCAATAACTGCTTCTTGTTTTCTTGCTCAATTTTCGAAAAAATATACTTGGGCTCATTTAGATATTGCTGGAACTGCTTGGAAATCTGGTAAAAATCACGGTGCAACAGGTCGTCCTGTTGAACTATTAAGTCAATTTTTATTAAATGAATCTAATTTTTTAAAATTTTAA
- a CDS encoding DEAD/DEAH family ATP-dependent RNA helicase gives MTHTESTFSFLGLNPFIIKSLSKMGYVKPSPIQAACIPLLLEGRDVLGMAQTGSGKTAAFSLPLLHNLNINLKAPQILVLAPTRELAVQVAEAFSDFSKYIMGIHVLPLYGGQRYEVQLRALRQGPQIVVGTPGRLLDHLKRGTLNLSNLYALVLDEADEMLRMGFIEDVETIMSQIPKEHQTALFSATMPEAIRRISKRFMKNPQEIKIQSNITTRPDIKQSYWMVYGRKTDALIRFLEVEDFSATIIFVKTKNATLEVSEALERNGYNSAALNGDMNQALREQTLERLKSGRLDILIATDVAARGLDVDRISFVINYDIPMDSESYVHRIGRTGRAGRAGRALLFVENRERRLLRNIERTINQTIPEVQLPKIEVLCKRRLERFAKKVQEQLESRDLDEYSALLDKLYSPDDLDIKTLASALLKMAQGGRPLIIKKDLLQRPSREFSFKDDRRREDNHRNNNRNRRERRELKDIDLYRIEAGRNDGVEVRHIVGAIANEGNINSRNIGNIKLFSSYAIVELPKGLSKDLLQRLIKTKILNKKINIKLLRDIKNYETRTHNRSIFNKDKNNKRRFSDNRLNKSSSIKNETKSSFFRRKSV, from the coding sequence ATGACTCATACTGAAAGCACATTTTCTTTTCTTGGTTTAAATCCTTTTATTATCAAATCTTTATCAAAAATGGGATATGTTAAACCTTCTCCTATTCAAGCGGCTTGTATTCCATTACTTCTAGAAGGACGAGACGTATTAGGAATGGCACAAACAGGAAGTGGAAAAACAGCAGCATTTTCATTACCATTATTACATAATCTTAATATTAATTTAAAAGCGCCTCAAATTTTAGTATTAGCTCCAACAAGAGAGTTGGCTGTTCAAGTAGCTGAAGCTTTTTCAGATTTTTCTAAATATATAATGGGAATACATGTATTACCTTTATATGGTGGGCAACGATATGAAGTACAACTACGAGCACTGCGACAAGGGCCCCAAATTGTTGTAGGAACTCCAGGACGTTTATTAGATCATTTAAAAAGAGGAACTCTTAATCTTTCAAATTTATATGCATTAGTTTTAGATGAAGCAGATGAGATGTTACGTATGGGTTTTATAGAAGATGTAGAAACAATTATGTCTCAAATACCTAAAGAGCATCAAACAGCTTTATTTTCAGCAACAATGCCAGAAGCTATACGCCGTATTTCTAAAAGATTTATGAAAAATCCTCAAGAAATCAAGATACAATCGAATATCACTACACGTCCAGATATTAAACAAAGTTATTGGATGGTTTACGGTAGAAAAACTGATGCCTTAATTCGTTTTTTAGAGGTAGAAGATTTTTCTGCAACAATTATTTTTGTCAAAACAAAAAATGCAACTTTAGAAGTATCTGAAGCTTTAGAACGTAATGGATATAATAGTGCTGCATTAAATGGAGATATGAATCAAGCTTTAAGAGAACAAACTTTAGAACGATTAAAAAGTGGTCGATTAGATATTTTAATTGCCACAGATGTAGCTGCTCGTGGTTTAGATGTTGATCGCATTAGTTTTGTTATTAATTACGATATTCCCATGGATTCAGAATCTTATGTTCATCGTATAGGTCGTACAGGTCGAGCTGGTCGAGCTGGTCGGGCTTTATTATTTGTTGAAAATCGTGAACGTCGATTATTGCGTAACATTGAACGTACAATAAATCAAACTATTCCAGAAGTTCAGTTGCCAAAAATTGAAGTCTTATGTAAAAGACGTCTTGAACGATTTGCAAAAAAAGTACAAGAACAATTAGAAAGTAGAGATTTAGATGAATACAGTGCATTATTAGATAAATTATACTCTCCTGATGATTTAGATATAAAGACTCTTGCTTCTGCTTTATTAAAAATGGCTCAAGGGGGACGACCTTTGATTATTAAAAAAGATTTATTACAACGTCCATCTAGAGAGTTTTCGTTTAAAGATGATCGCAGACGTGAAGACAATCATCGTAATAACAATCGAAATCGTCGTGAACGTCGAGAGCTAAAAGATATAGATTTATATCGAATTGAAGCAGGTCGAAATGATGGAGTAGAAGTCCGTCATATAGTTGGAGCTATTGCTAATGAAGGAAATATTAATAGTCGCAATATTGGAAATATTAAACTATTTTCTTCTTATGCAATTGTAGAATTACCTAAAGGATTATCTAAAGATTTATTACAACGTCTCATAAAAACAAAAATTTTGAATAAGAAAATAAACATAAAATTATTACGTGATATTAAAAATTATGAAACTAGAACGCATAATCGTTCTATCTTTAATAAAGATAAAAATAATAAGCGTCGTTTTTCTGATAACCGTTTAAATAAATCTAGTAGTATTAAAAACGAAACGAAATCATCTTTTTTTCGTCGTAAAAGTGTTTGA
- the argF gene encoding ornithine carbamoyltransferase, which yields MNCLYQRDCLRLLDFTTAELKHIITLSEKLKKTKQNRQEIKLLKQKNIALIFEKESTRTRCSFEVAAFDQGANVTYLGPGSTHLGTKESIEDTARVLSRLYDGIQYRGHNHKTIEILAQYSTVPVWNGLTEKFHPTQLIADLLTIKEIFPNRNFSDIKCAYVGDSRNNIGNSLLEAASIVGLNLYLVSPKQYWPEKNLFIECKKIIKKNQGNIICTENISEGVKNADFIYTDVWVSMGEHHKIWKERIELLKNYQVNDSMIKMTNNSKVKILHCLPALHDQKTSIGKSILKKYGLKDGMEITDNIFQKHQKTIFEQAENRLHTIKALLVSSLIKEMNF from the coding sequence ATGAATTGTCTTTATCAACGTGACTGTTTAAGATTATTAGATTTTACTACTGCAGAATTAAAACACATTATTACATTATCTGAAAAATTAAAAAAAACAAAACAAAATCGTCAAGAAATCAAATTACTAAAACAAAAAAACATTGCTTTAATTTTTGAAAAAGAATCAACTCGTACAAGATGTTCATTTGAAGTTGCCGCTTTTGATCAAGGTGCAAATGTTACTTATCTTGGACCCGGTAGTACTCATCTTGGAACAAAAGAATCAATTGAGGATACAGCAAGAGTACTCAGTCGTTTATACGATGGAATTCAATATCGAGGTCATAATCATAAAACAATAGAAATTTTAGCACAGTATTCTACTGTACCAGTCTGGAATGGATTAACTGAAAAATTTCATCCTACACAATTAATTGCTGATTTACTAACTATAAAAGAAATTTTTCCAAATAGAAATTTTTCTGATATAAAATGTGCTTATGTTGGTGATTCGCGTAACAACATAGGAAATAGTCTTTTAGAAGCAGCTTCAATTGTAGGATTAAACTTGTATTTAGTCTCTCCAAAACAATATTGGCCTGAAAAGAATCTTTTTATTGAATGCAAAAAAATAATAAAAAAAAATCAAGGTAATATAATATGTACTGAAAATATCAGCGAGGGTGTTAAAAATGCAGACTTTATCTATACTGATGTTTGGGTTTCTATGGGAGAACATCACAAAATATGGAAAGAAAGAATTGAATTATTAAAGAATTATCAAGTAAATGATTCTATGATAAAAATGACAAATAATTCTAAAGTAAAAATACTGCATTGTTTACCTGCTTTACACGATCAAAAAACAAGTATAGGAAAATCTATATTGAAAAAATATGGATTAAAAGATGGAATGGAAATCACAGATAATATTTTTCAAAAACATCAAAAAACAATTTTTGAACAAGCAGAAAATAGATTACATACTATAAAAGCACTCCTTGTATCAAGTCTTATAAAAGAAATGAATTTTTAA
- a CDS encoding Rid family detoxifying hydrolase, with protein sequence MNVIVNTENAPKPIGPYSQAIKNENFLIISGQIPIDVKSGKIPNNISEQTYIVLKNIKSIIIASKYTIQDIIKITVFTTNLEKIHIINEIYEKFFIDNKSSFPTRSCIEVQKLPKNVKIEMEAMAFKK encoded by the coding sequence ATGAATGTTATAGTTAATACTGAAAATGCCCCAAAACCTATTGGACCATATTCACAAGCTATAAAAAATGAAAATTTTTTGATTATTTCTGGTCAAATACCTATTGATGTTAAATCAGGGAAAATACCAAATAATATCTCTGAACAAACATATATTGTATTAAAAAATATAAAATCAATTATTATTGCGTCAAAATATACAATACAGGATATTATAAAAATTACAGTTTTTACTACTAATTTAGAAAAAATTCATATAATTAATGAAATATATGAAAAATTTTTTATAGATAACAAATCATCATTTCCTACAAGATCTTGTATAGAAGTTCAAAAATTACCAAAAAACGTAAAAATTGAAATGGAAGCAATGGCATTTAAAAAATAA
- the pyrB gene encoding aspartate carbamoyltransferase: MRNSLYKKNIISISDLNQNELELVLKKSAFLKVKAQPNLLKNKIIASCFFEASTRTRLSFETAVHRLGASIIGFSDGSNISLGKKGETLSDTISVISSYVDAIIIRHPQEGSARLAAQFSNGVPIFNAGDGANQHPTQTLLDLFTIKETQNKLNNLNIAMVGDLKYGRTVHSLTQALAKYKNNQFFFVSPDSLTMPNYINDMLYKKEIHWKRYKNIEEIISEIDILYMTRVQKERLDSTEYASAKSKFVLQTSTLKNARNNLKILHPLPRIDEIDNNVDFTPYAWYFKQAANGIYARQAILSLVLIEKHFE, translated from the coding sequence TTGAGAAATTCTCTATATAAAAAAAATATAATTTCAATTAGTGATCTTAATCAAAATGAATTAGAGTTAGTATTAAAAAAATCAGCTTTTCTAAAAGTAAAAGCACAACCTAATTTATTAAAAAATAAAATTATTGCCAGTTGTTTTTTTGAAGCATCAACACGTACTCGTTTATCTTTCGAAACTGCTGTTCATCGTTTAGGAGCATCAATAATAGGATTTTCTGATGGATCAAATATTTCTTTAGGAAAAAAAGGCGAAACTTTATCAGACACTATTTCAGTTATAAGTTCATATGTAGATGCAATTATTATTAGACATCCCCAAGAAGGATCAGCACGTTTAGCCGCACAATTTTCTAATGGAGTCCCAATATTTAACGCAGGAGACGGAGCTAATCAACACCCTACACAAACACTTTTAGATTTATTTACCATCAAAGAAACACAAAACAAGCTTAATAATTTGAATATTGCTATGGTAGGAGATTTAAAATATGGAAGAACAGTTCATTCATTAACACAAGCATTGGCCAAGTATAAAAATAATCAATTTTTTTTTGTTTCACCTGATTCATTAACTATGCCAAATTATATTAATGACATGCTTTATAAAAAAGAAATTCATTGGAAAAGATATAAAAATATAGAAGAAATAATTTCTGAAATTGATATTCTTTATATGACTCGTGTTCAAAAAGAAAGACTTGATTCGACTGAATATGCAAGTGCTAAATCAAAATTTGTATTACAAACTTCTACTTTAAAAAATGCACGTAATAATTTAAAAATATTACATCCACTACCTCGTATAGACGAAATAGATAACAATGTTGACTTCACACCTTATGCTTGGTATTTTAAACAAGCAGCAAATGGAATTTATGCACGTCAAGCAATTTTATCATTAGTATTAATAGAAAAACATTTTGAATAA
- the pyrI gene encoding aspartate carbamoyltransferase regulatory subunit, translating to MQINKLQVEAIKSGSVIDHIPAHIGFKLLSLFRFTETEKRITIGLNLPSQKLDKKDIIKIENTFLSDDQINQLAIYAPCATVNYIEKYNLVGKIFPSLPKKIDRILICPNSNCASHNHFITSSFIFTKDINNEINLKCQYCEKEFAKNIVL from the coding sequence ATGCAAATAAATAAACTTCAAGTTGAAGCTATTAAATCTGGTAGTGTAATTGATCATATTCCAGCACATATTGGTTTTAAATTACTTTCATTATTCAGATTTACAGAAACAGAAAAAAGAATTACTATTGGATTAAATTTACCTTCTCAAAAATTAGATAAAAAAGATATCATAAAAATTGAAAATACTTTTTTAAGCGATGATCAAATTAATCAATTAGCTATTTATGCACCATGTGCTACAGTTAATTATATTGAAAAATATAATTTAGTAGGAAAAATATTTCCTTCTTTACCTAAAAAGATAGATCGTATTCTAATTTGTCCCAACAGTAATTGTGCTAGTCACAATCATTTCATAACTTCTAGCTTTATTTTTACCAAAGATATAAATAATGAGATAAATTTAAAGTGTCAATATTGTGAAAAAGAATTCGCTAAAAACATAGTTTTATAA